A single region of the Raphanus sativus cultivar WK10039 chromosome 1, ASM80110v3, whole genome shotgun sequence genome encodes:
- the LOC108814490 gene encoding AP2/ERF and B3 domain-containing transcription factor RAV1: MEVSSVDESTTSTGSICETPAITPAVTSVKSSVNLHRMGSGSSVVLDSENGAEAESRKLPSSKYKGVVPQPNGRWGAQIYEKHQRVWLGTFNEEDEAARSYDVAVYRFRGRDAVTNFKEARLDEGEVEFLNSHSKAEIVDMLRKHTYSEELEQSKRRRNGNGNTGRTLTSSVNGDGVSTTEFRSAEALFEKAVTPSDVGKLNRLVIPKHHAEKHFPLPPSNVSVKGVLLNFEDVTGKVWRFRYSYWNSSQSYVLTKGWSRFVKEKNLRAGDVVSFSRSDGQDQQLYIGWKSRSGPDVETGRVLRLFGVNISPESSRNDVVGNKRVNDTEMLSLVCSKKQRIFHAS; this comes from the coding sequence ATGGAAGTGAGTAGCGTAGACGAGAGTACAACGAGTACAGGTTCCATATGCGAAACCCCGGCGATAACTCCGGCGGTGACGTCGGTAAAGTCGTCGGTGAATCTGCACAGGATGGGAAGCGGATCTAGCGTGGTGCTAGATTCGGAGAACGGAGCTGAGGCGGAGTCGAGGAAGCTTCCGTCGTCCAAGTACAAAGGCGTGGTTCCTCAGCCTAACGGACGGTGGGGAGCTCAGATTTACGAGAAGCACCAGCGCGTGTGGCTCGGTACTTTCAACGAGGAAGACGAGGCGGCGCGTTCTTACGACGTGGCGGTTTACCGGTTCCGAGGACGAGACGCCGTCACGAACTTCAAAGAGGCGAGGCTCGACGAGGGAGAGGTCGAATTCTTGAATTCTCATTCGAAAGCCGAGATCGTCGATATGCTGAGGAAGCATACGTATAGCGAGGAGCTCGAGCAGAGTAAACGGCGAAGAAACGGTAACGGAAACACGGGTAGGACGTTGACGTCGTCGGTTAACGGCGACGGTGTTTCCACGACGGAGTTCAGATCAGCGGAGGCTCTCTTTGAGAAAGCGGTAACGCCAAGCGACGTTGGGAAGCTAAACCGTCTTGTTATACCGAAACACCACGCGGAGAAACACTTTCCGTTACCGCCGAGCAACGTTTCCGTTAAAGGAGTGCTGCTGAACTTCGAGGACGTGACGGGGAAAGTGTGGAGGTTCCGTTACTCGTATTGGAACAGTAGCCAAAGCTATGTGTTGACCAAAGGTTGGAGCCGGTTCGTTAAGGAGAAGAATCTACGTGCTGGTGATGTGGTTAGTTTCAGCAGATCCGACGGTCAAGATCAACAGCTATATATTGGGTGGAAGTCGAGATCCGGACCGGATGTAGAAACGGGTCGGGTTTTGAGACTATTCGGAGTCAATATTTCACCGGAGAGTTCAAGAAACGACGTCGTAGGGAACAAGAGAGTGAACGATACTGAGATGTTATCGTTGGTGTGTAGCAAGAAACAACGCATCTTTCACGCCTCGTAA